A stretch of the Sulfurimonas sp. HSL-1656 genome encodes the following:
- a CDS encoding diguanylate cyclase encodes MNIYHKKLHFEPALKYLIFFVLSAVLILIFSNDILTDRVKGHLAAEKELTVSTYRSIIRGFQSQADIIYYNRINVKDVIDLYKRVPDASEAERAAIRKQLYSLLLPVYRNISLYHLKQMHFHLSNNESFLRFHRPERFGDDLTGVRDSVAYVNRTHKPVSGFEEGRIFNGYRFVYPLFDGNNYLGSVELSIAMQTILERIRDDIHADAHFIILADTVKSKVFPDEQNYYAPSELFGDYMHEKALGPNHTPETAALIRNHIRENGSLDSALARGNAFNFFEFDEQTLHAITFVPVVNAISHKTVAYLIIDRKHEDLQTRFNQYKIMAFVIIALLALLFYLLYRANLQRNAIEIDKRQLQSLIDLQKNVVILTDGHVLKFANRFFYESFNYDSLEQFREEHDCICDLFIEDERFFHLGKVPEGKQWVKTLMETPATRRIVKMLDREGTPRVYTVSVNPIPGHRYIVVFTDISLTILNQRELEQRASRDKLTRAYNREFLDASFHKLCHSANAQQKLLGVIMVDLDHFKRINDTYGHNRGDEVLKMFVSIIRHAIRQEDFIIRWGGEEFLLLMMVDSLHSLTAIAEGVRERIEKATFDEVGQITASFGVTIYRDGDNLKNTVARSDKALYEAKSSGRNMVIVDDALIEDGDHPFERAVKEKAES; translated from the coding sequence ATGAACATCTATCACAAAAAACTGCATTTTGAACCGGCACTGAAATATCTGATATTTTTTGTGTTGAGTGCCGTCTTGATCCTCATCTTCAGCAATGACATTCTGACCGACCGCGTCAAGGGGCATCTTGCCGCGGAAAAGGAGCTGACGGTCTCGACCTACCGCAGCATCATCCGCGGGTTCCAGTCCCAGGCCGACATCATCTACTATAACCGCATCAATGTCAAAGACGTCATCGACCTCTACAAAAGGGTACCGGACGCATCGGAAGCGGAACGTGCCGCGATCCGCAAACAGCTCTACAGCCTGCTGCTCCCCGTTTACCGGAACATCAGTCTCTACCACCTCAAGCAGATGCACTTCCATCTGAGCAACAACGAAAGCTTTCTGCGCTTTCACCGCCCCGAGCGCTTCGGGGACGACCTGACCGGGGTGCGGGACAGCGTCGCCTATGTCAACCGGACGCACAAGCCCGTGTCCGGCTTCGAGGAGGGGCGCATCTTCAACGGCTACCGCTTTGTCTATCCCCTCTTTGACGGAAACAATTACCTCGGCAGCGTCGAACTCTCCATCGCCATGCAGACCATTCTCGAACGCATCCGTGACGACATCCATGCCGATGCCCACTTTATCATCCTCGCTGACACCGTCAAATCGAAGGTCTTCCCCGACGAACAGAACTATTACGCCCCTTCGGAGCTGTTCGGCGACTACATGCACGAAAAGGCGCTGGGGCCGAACCATACCCCCGAAACGGCGGCACTGATCCGCAACCATATCCGGGAGAACGGCTCACTGGACAGTGCCCTGGCGAGGGGGAACGCTTTCAATTTCTTCGAATTCGATGAGCAAACCCTCCATGCCATCACCTTCGTGCCCGTCGTCAATGCGATTTCGCACAAGACCGTGGCCTACCTCATCATCGACCGCAAGCACGAGGACCTCCAGACCCGCTTCAACCAGTACAAGATCATGGCCTTTGTCATCATCGCGCTCCTGGCCCTGCTCTTCTACCTGCTTTACCGTGCCAACCTGCAGCGCAACGCAATCGAAATCGACAAACGCCAGCTGCAGTCGCTCATCGACCTCCAAAAGAACGTCGTCATCCTGACCGACGGCCATGTGCTGAAGTTCGCCAACCGCTTCTTCTACGAGTCGTTCAACTACGATTCGCTCGAACAGTTCCGCGAGGAACATGATTGCATCTGTGACCTCTTCATCGAAGACGAGCGCTTTTTCCACCTCGGCAAGGTCCCCGAGGGCAAGCAGTGGGTCAAAACGCTGATGGAGACCCCGGCGACGCGCCGGATCGTCAAGATGCTCGACCGCGAAGGAACCCCGCGCGTCTATACCGTCAGCGTCAACCCCATTCCCGGCCACCGCTACATCGTCGTCTTCACCGACATCAGCCTGACCATCCTGAACCAGCGGGAGCTGGAACAACGGGCATCACGGGACAAACTGACCCGCGCCTACAACCGCGAATTCCTCGATGCCTCCTTCCACAAACTCTGCCACTCGGCCAACGCGCAGCAGAAACTGCTGGGTGTTATCATGGTCGACCTCGACCACTTCAAGCGGATCAACGACACCTACGGCCATAACCGGGGCGACGAGGTCCTCAAAATGTTCGTCAGCATCATCCGCCATGCCATCCGTCAGGAGGACTTCATCATCCGCTGGGGCGGGGAGGAGTTCCTGCTGCTGATGATGGTCGACAGCCTGCACAGCCTTACGGCCATTGCGGAGGGGGTACGCGAGCGTATCGAAAAAGCGACGTTCGACGAGGTCGGACAGATCACGGCAAGCTTCGGCGTGACCATCTACCGCGACGGCGACAACCTCAAAAACACCGTCGCACGCAGCGACAAGGCCCTCTACGAGGCAAAATCATCGGGCCGGAACATGGTCATCGTCGATGATGCCCTCATCGAAGACGGTGATCATCCGTTTGAACGTGCGGTAAAAGAGAAAGCGGAATCATAA